In one window of Protaetiibacter larvae DNA:
- the rpoC gene encoding DNA-directed RNA polymerase subunit beta', whose amino-acid sequence MIDATTFDQLRIGLATSADIRAWSYGEVKKPETINYRTLKPEKDGLFGEQIFGPSRDWECSCGKYKRVRFKGIVCERCGVEVTKSSVRRERMGHIELAAPVTHIWYFKGVPSRLGYLLDMAPKDLEKVIYFAAYMVINVDEDGRHADLPGLENELRLEVKALEQQRDSRISDRLVQLEADLAALEEEGAKADQKRKVKDASDKETGQIRKSYDEQIDQLERVWEAFRTLKVGDLKAEDSVFHELQDRYGLYFEAYMGAEAIQRRLQAFDLEAEAELLHDQIANGKGQKKIRAIKRLRVVNSFLQTGNSPAAMVLDVVPVIPPELRPMVQLDGGRFATSDLNDLYRRVINRNNRLRRLLDLGAPEIIVNNEKRMLQEAVDALFDNGRRGRPVTGTGNRALKSLSDMLKGKQGRFRQNLLGKRVDYSGRSVIIVGPQLKLHQCGLPKQMALELFKPFVIKRLIDLSHAQNIKAAKRMVERSRPQVWDVLEEIIRERPVLLNRAPTLHRLGIQAFEPQLVEGKAIQLHPLVCTAFNADFDGDQMAVHLPLSVEAQAEARILMLASNNILKPSDGRPVTLPSQDMIIGLHHLTTVKEGAVGEGRAFSSISEAILAKDEGTLDLNALVKIRLEGVYLENADDDFVQGSTKVLQTTLGRALFNQALPVDYWYTEAVADKGKISAIVNDLAERYPKVEVAAALDRIKDAGFHWATRSGVTVALSDIITPKDKPAIVSKHEKQAAKIQGEFDKGLIDDATRRKELIDIWTEATNEIAASMQESYPKDNNIFRMVSSGARGNWLQVRNISGIRGLVANPKGETIARPIISSYREGLSVAEYFIATHGARKGLADTALRTADSGYLTRRLVDVAQDVIIREDDCGTSKGLELRIAVKGADGVLVRDENVENSVYARSLAEDAVDATGAVVAEAGSDVGDVLIAKLIAAGVETVKVRSVLTCESAVGVCAACYGRSLATGKLVDIGEAVGIIAAQSIGEPGTQLTMRTFHQGGTAGADDITQGLPRVTELFEARTPKGASPIAEAAGRIEIEDTERQRRIILTPDNGDEPQIYPVLKRATLLVEDGQHVELGQQFVVGNLDPKEVLRVQGVRAVQLHLVDGVQGVYRSQGVPIHDKHIEVIVRQMLRKVTVVEHGDTELLPGELVDRSRYNEINRAALTEGKKTASARQEVMGITKASLATESWLSAASFQETTRVLTQAAMEGRSDPLVGLKENVIIGQLIPAGTGLSKYRNVSVDATEEAKAERYPNRIFADDSAFSEADLSFVDFDSFSSDDFQPGTYN is encoded by the coding sequence GTGATCGACGCAACCACTTTCGATCAGCTTCGGATCGGCCTGGCGACGAGCGCGGACATCCGCGCCTGGAGCTACGGCGAGGTCAAGAAGCCCGAGACCATCAACTACCGCACCCTCAAGCCCGAGAAGGACGGTCTGTTCGGTGAGCAGATCTTCGGACCCTCCCGCGACTGGGAGTGCTCCTGCGGCAAGTACAAGCGCGTGCGCTTCAAGGGCATCGTCTGCGAGCGCTGCGGCGTGGAGGTCACCAAGAGCTCCGTCCGTCGCGAGCGCATGGGCCACATCGAGCTCGCCGCGCCCGTCACGCACATCTGGTACTTCAAGGGTGTGCCGAGCCGCCTCGGCTACCTCCTCGACATGGCGCCGAAGGACCTCGAGAAGGTCATCTACTTCGCCGCGTACATGGTCATCAACGTCGACGAGGACGGCCGCCACGCCGACCTCCCCGGCCTCGAGAACGAGCTCCGGCTCGAGGTGAAGGCGCTCGAGCAGCAGCGCGACAGCCGCATCAGCGACCGTCTCGTGCAGCTCGAGGCCGACCTCGCCGCGCTCGAGGAGGAGGGCGCCAAGGCCGACCAGAAGCGCAAGGTCAAGGACGCCTCCGACAAGGAGACCGGCCAGATCCGCAAGTCGTACGACGAGCAGATCGACCAGCTCGAGCGCGTGTGGGAGGCCTTCCGCACCCTCAAGGTCGGCGACCTGAAGGCGGAGGACTCGGTCTTCCACGAGCTGCAGGACCGTTACGGCCTGTACTTCGAGGCCTACATGGGTGCCGAGGCGATCCAGCGTCGCCTGCAGGCGTTCGACCTCGAGGCCGAGGCGGAGCTGCTGCACGACCAGATCGCGAATGGCAAGGGTCAGAAGAAGATCCGCGCCATCAAGCGTCTGCGGGTCGTGAACTCCTTCCTGCAGACCGGCAACTCGCCGGCCGCCATGGTGCTGGATGTCGTCCCGGTGATCCCGCCGGAGCTGCGCCCGATGGTGCAGCTCGACGGCGGCCGCTTCGCGACCAGCGACCTCAACGACCTCTACCGTCGCGTGATCAACCGCAACAACCGTCTGCGTCGTCTGCTCGACCTCGGGGCCCCCGAGATCATCGTCAACAACGAGAAGCGGATGCTGCAGGAGGCCGTCGACGCGCTGTTCGACAACGGCCGCCGCGGCCGCCCGGTCACCGGCACCGGCAACCGTGCGCTCAAGAGCCTGTCCGACATGCTCAAGGGCAAGCAGGGCCGGTTCCGTCAGAACCTGCTCGGCAAGCGCGTGGACTACTCGGGCCGTTCGGTCATCATCGTGGGTCCGCAGCTCAAGCTGCACCAGTGCGGTCTGCCGAAGCAGATGGCGCTCGAGCTGTTCAAGCCGTTCGTCATCAAGCGCCTCATCGACCTCTCGCACGCGCAGAACATCAAGGCTGCCAAGCGCATGGTCGAGCGTTCGCGCCCGCAGGTGTGGGATGTGCTCGAGGAGATCATCCGCGAGCGCCCCGTGCTGCTGAACCGCGCCCCCACCCTGCACCGTCTCGGCATCCAGGCGTTCGAGCCGCAGCTCGTGGAGGGCAAGGCCATCCAGCTGCACCCGCTCGTCTGCACCGCGTTCAACGCCGACTTCGACGGCGACCAGATGGCCGTGCACCTTCCCCTCTCGGTGGAGGCGCAGGCCGAGGCCCGCATCCTGATGCTCGCCTCGAACAACATCCTGAAGCCGTCGGACGGCCGCCCGGTCACCCTGCCCTCGCAGGACATGATCATCGGTCTGCACCACCTGACCACGGTCAAGGAGGGTGCCGTCGGCGAGGGTCGTGCGTTCTCGTCGATCTCCGAGGCGATCCTCGCCAAGGATGAGGGCACGCTCGACCTCAACGCGCTCGTCAAGATCCGTCTCGAGGGCGTGTACCTCGAGAACGCGGACGACGACTTCGTGCAGGGCTCGACGAAGGTGCTCCAGACCACGCTCGGCCGCGCGCTGTTCAACCAGGCGCTTCCGGTGGACTACTGGTACACCGAGGCCGTCGCCGACAAGGGCAAGATCTCCGCGATCGTCAACGACCTCGCGGAGCGCTACCCCAAGGTGGAGGTCGCCGCGGCGCTCGACCGCATCAAGGACGCCGGCTTCCACTGGGCCACCCGCTCGGGTGTCACCGTCGCCCTGTCGGACATCATCACGCCGAAGGACAAGCCCGCGATCGTGTCCAAGCACGAGAAGCAGGCCGCCAAGATCCAGGGCGAGTTCGACAAGGGTCTCATCGACGACGCCACGCGCCGCAAGGAGCTCATCGACATCTGGACGGAGGCGACCAACGAGATCGCCGCGTCGATGCAGGAGAGCTACCCGAAGGACAACAACATCTTCCGGATGGTGTCGTCGGGCGCCCGTGGTAACTGGCTGCAGGTGCGCAACATCTCGGGTATCCGCGGCCTCGTCGCGAACCCGAAGGGTGAGACCATCGCGCGTCCGATCATCTCGTCGTACCGCGAGGGCCTGTCGGTGGCGGAGTACTTCATCGCCACGCACGGTGCCCGTAAGGGCCTCGCCGACACGGCGCTGCGCACCGCGGACTCCGGCTACCTGACGCGTCGTCTCGTCGACGTCGCGCAGGATGTCATCATCCGCGAGGACGACTGCGGCACCTCGAAGGGTCTCGAGCTGCGCATCGCGGTCAAGGGCGCCGATGGCGTGCTGGTCCGCGACGAGAACGTCGAGAACTCGGTCTACGCCCGGTCGCTCGCCGAGGACGCCGTCGACGCCACGGGCGCCGTGGTGGCCGAGGCCGGCTCGGACGTCGGCGACGTGCTCATCGCGAAGCTCATCGCCGCGGGCGTCGAGACGGTCAAGGTGCGCTCCGTGCTCACCTGCGAGTCGGCGGTCGGCGTCTGCGCCGCCTGCTACGGCCGTTCGCTCGCGACCGGCAAGCTCGTGGACATCGGCGAGGCGGTCGGCATCATCGCCGCCCAGTCGATCGGCGAGCCCGGAACGCAGCTCACGATGCGTACCTTCCACCAGGGTGGTACCGCCGGTGCGGACGACATCACGCAGGGTCTGCCGCGCGTCACCGAGCTCTTCGAGGCTCGCACTCCGAAGGGCGCGAGCCCGATCGCGGAGGCCGCGGGTCGCATCGAGATCGAGGACACCGAGCGTCAGCGTCGCATCATCCTGACTCCCGACAACGGCGACGAGCCGCAGATCTACCCCGTGCTCAAGCGCGCCACCCTCCTCGTGGAGGACGGCCAGCACGTGGAGCTCGGTCAGCAGTTCGTGGTCGGCAACCTGGACCCGAAGGAGGTGCTGCGCGTGCAGGGCGTCCGCGCCGTGCAGCTGCACCTCGTCGACGGTGTGCAGGGCGTCTACCGCAGCCAGGGCGTGCCGATCCACGACAAGCACATCGAGGTCATCGTCCGTCAGATGCTGCGCAAGGTGACCGTCGTCGAGCACGGCGACACCGAGCTGCTGCCGGGTGAGCTCGTCGACCGTTCGCGGTACAACGAGATCAACCGTGCCGCGCTGACCGAGGGCAAGAAGACCGCCTCGGCGCGTCAGGAGGTCATGGGCATCACCAAGGCGTCGCTGGCGACCGAGTCGTGGCTGAGTGCCGCGTCGTTCCAGGAGACCACCCGCGTGCTCACGCAGGCGGCGATGGAGGGTCGCTCCGACCCGCTCGTCGGTCTCAAGGAGAACGTCATCATCGGTCAGCTCATCCCGGCCGGTACCGGTCTCTCGAAGTACCGCAACGTGTCGGTGGATGCCACGGAGGAGGCGAAGGCGGAGCGCTACCCGAACCGCATCTTCGCCGACGACTCGGCGTTCAGCGAGGCGGATCTGAGCTTCGTCGACTTCGACAGCTTCAGCTCGGACGACTTCCAGCCCGGCACCTACAACTGA